The Brevibacillus brevis genome contains a region encoding:
- the ablB gene encoding putative beta-lysine N-acetyltransferase: MKTVINVVGAQDAGDLIIDRQNRRVKLHVYEPSQIEQWDRVMKELAEESEATKVIVYGKKQDVPQWKSLGYELEGTIDGFFQGENAQMLTYYLTNERATSGAEKLAEEILALSLSRAGSTIEKSLPEGYNLREATEADAKELACLYGLVFATYPTPMNDPSYIRKTMQEGTIYYVVDFDGKIACAASAEVSERFGSAEMTDCATHPDHAGKGLLQPLFIALEQRMEEAGIYFLYTLTRAQSAGMNVTAAKMGYSYRGRLINNCTIFSGYEDMNIWVKPLRPTRE; the protein is encoded by the coding sequence GTGAAGACCGTGATAAATGTTGTAGGCGCACAGGACGCTGGCGACCTGATCATTGATCGACAAAATCGCCGGGTAAAGCTGCACGTGTATGAACCATCACAAATCGAGCAGTGGGATCGAGTCATGAAGGAACTGGCCGAAGAGTCAGAGGCAACAAAAGTCATTGTGTACGGGAAGAAACAAGATGTTCCGCAATGGAAATCCTTGGGTTATGAGCTGGAGGGAACCATCGATGGGTTTTTTCAAGGGGAAAACGCACAGATGCTCACCTACTATCTGACAAATGAGCGGGCTACCTCTGGCGCAGAAAAACTTGCCGAGGAAATTCTTGCGCTAAGCCTGTCGCGAGCGGGGAGTACGATAGAGAAATCGCTACCCGAGGGATACAACTTGCGCGAAGCAACCGAGGCAGATGCGAAGGAATTGGCGTGTTTGTATGGACTGGTATTCGCGACGTATCCTACACCGATGAACGATCCGTCCTACATTCGCAAAACCATGCAAGAGGGTACCATCTACTACGTCGTTGATTTTGACGGCAAGATTGCATGTGCTGCGTCAGCTGAAGTATCCGAACGATTTGGTTCAGCGGAAATGACGGATTGCGCGACCCATCCAGACCATGCGGGGAAAGGTCTCCTCCAGCCACTGTTTATCGCGTTGGAACAAAGGATGGAGGAGGCGGGGATTTACTTTTTGTACACCTTGACCCGGGCACAATCTGCAGGAATGAATGTGACGGCTGCCAAGATGGGCTATTCATACCGCGGACGGCTGATTAATAACTGTACGATTTTTTCAGGCTATGAAGACATGAATATATGGGTAAAGCCACTTCGCCCGACGAGGGAATAA
- a CDS encoding YjcZ family sporulation protein, producing the protein MHKKTQGGHSVGSYLLVLHTIKVDASCARRRVFLVSCNNNFALILVLFVLLVIVLVVIG; encoded by the coding sequence ATGCACAAAAAAACGCAAGGTGGGCATTCTGTTGGGTCATATTTACTCGTTCTTCATACCATAAAAGTAGATGCTTCATGTGCGAGAAGGAGGGTGTTTTTGGTGAGCTGCAATAACAATTTTGCCCTGATCCTTGTCCTCTTTGTTCTTTTGGTCATCGTACTCGTCGTAATCGGATAG
- a CDS encoding glycerophosphodiester phosphodiesterase has product MPPLVYAHRGASGLFPENTMESFQAAVRRKANGIELDVQLSSDNKLVVIHDHSLERTTNGSGLVRHYTLRELRQLRADKDSSTRVPKAHIPTLQEVFQAFVDTPLRFIIEMKNFFLDQPLLEELVIEQIRRYQLTERTIISTFNFDSLLRVKQLDATQTTGLLYIGPLAKPWEVASSYRADQLHVPYDQLTEDLVKQAKQQHFEVLSWTVNSSRQIQRAIDCGVDGLITNYPKRARNLIRNL; this is encoded by the coding sequence GTGCCCCCACTTGTCTATGCCCATCGTGGCGCTTCCGGCCTGTTTCCGGAAAATACGATGGAATCGTTTCAAGCAGCCGTCCGACGAAAAGCCAATGGGATCGAATTGGATGTTCAGCTTAGCAGTGACAATAAGCTGGTTGTCATCCATGACCACAGCTTGGAGCGTACAACCAATGGTTCCGGATTGGTGCGACATTACACATTGCGCGAACTGCGTCAGCTACGTGCAGATAAAGACTCGTCTACACGCGTACCAAAAGCCCATATTCCAACCTTGCAGGAGGTATTTCAGGCGTTTGTCGACACACCACTGCGCTTCATCATCGAGATGAAAAATTTTTTCCTGGATCAACCCCTCTTAGAGGAGCTCGTCATCGAGCAAATCAGGCGTTATCAGCTAACAGAGCGAACCATCATTTCAACGTTTAACTTCGACAGCCTTTTACGAGTCAAGCAATTGGATGCCACGCAAACAACGGGACTTTTATATATTGGACCACTCGCCAAGCCTTGGGAAGTAGCCAGTAGCTATCGAGCCGATCAATTGCATGTCCCTTATGATCAATTGACTGAGGATTTGGTCAAACAAGCAAAGCAGCAGCATTTTGAGGTTTTGAGCTGGACGGTGAACAGCAGTCGGCAAATCCAGCGAGCTATTGACTGTGGGGTAGATGGTCTGATCACCAATTACCCGAAACGTGCGAGAAATCTGATTCGAAATCTATAA
- a CDS encoding TIGR01212 family radical SAM protein (This family includes YhcC from E. coli K-12, an uncharacterized radical SAM protein.) — MKLATDIHNNDVPLLWGDKRYHTWNYHLRGTFHEKIFKVPLDGGFSCPNRDGKVATGGCTFCSARGSGDFAGDRRMDLERQFHDVKNRMHEKWPQAKYLGFFQAYTNTYAPVEELREMYEVILKQEGVVGLSIATRPDCLPDDVVEYLAELNERTYLWVELGLQTVHEHTAQLINRAHDYQCYVDAVERLRKHNIRVCSHIIYGLPGESHEEMMQTADAVAHLDVQGIKIHLLHLLRKTPMVKQYEAGLLEFLSQEEYTKLVVDTLEILPPEMIVHRITGDGPPDLLIGPMWSRKKWEVLNGIDAELKARNSWQGKFFVPRT; from the coding sequence ATGAAGCTCGCGACAGATATTCACAACAACGACGTCCCATTGTTGTGGGGCGATAAACGATACCATACATGGAATTATCATTTAAGAGGGACTTTTCACGAAAAGATTTTCAAGGTTCCATTGGATGGCGGCTTTAGCTGTCCGAATCGGGATGGGAAAGTAGCGACAGGCGGCTGCACGTTCTGCAGCGCAAGAGGATCTGGAGATTTCGCTGGTGACCGCAGAATGGATCTGGAAAGACAATTTCATGATGTGAAAAACCGCATGCACGAGAAATGGCCGCAAGCCAAGTATTTGGGCTTCTTCCAAGCATACACGAATACGTATGCACCTGTGGAGGAGCTGCGGGAGATGTACGAAGTCATCCTCAAACAAGAAGGTGTAGTCGGACTATCCATTGCAACACGTCCTGACTGCCTGCCAGACGACGTCGTGGAGTATTTGGCTGAATTAAATGAGCGCACTTATTTGTGGGTGGAGCTCGGTCTACAGACAGTCCATGAGCACACGGCCCAGTTAATTAATCGAGCGCACGATTATCAATGCTATGTGGATGCTGTAGAAAGGTTGCGCAAGCATAACATCCGTGTTTGCTCTCATATCATCTACGGATTGCCAGGAGAGAGCCATGAAGAGATGATGCAGACGGCAGATGCTGTGGCACATCTGGATGTGCAGGGGATCAAGATACATCTGTTGCATCTGCTGCGCAAAACGCCGATGGTGAAGCAATATGAAGCAGGACTCTTGGAATTCCTGTCACAGGAAGAGTACACAAAGCTCGTTGTAGATACATTGGAGATTTTGCCTCCAGAAATGATTGTCCATCGAATCACGGGTGACGGACCACCTGATCTCTTGATTGGACCGATGTGGAGTCGCAAAAAGTGGGAAGTTCTGAATGGCATTGATGCAGAACTGAAAGCGCGGAATAGCTGGCAAGGAAAGTTTTTCGTGCCACGCACGTAA
- a CDS encoding endonuclease/exonuclease/phosphatase family protein produces the protein MRVVSYNIHSGRDLWWRKRLNEMTLTLKDLQPDIIGLQEVHQNGKYGYQASYIADQLQYHLAFSPSIAIGDGYYGNALLSKYALENVDTIVLPARKEQRTFLHASFQGYGRTITLCVTHCSLNQVSRLAQLQLMSTLIQQHAKDPLLLMGDFNASNVSFTPHLMDCALVAGQKKRPTLPAFRRRIDYIFASHHWNIEHYELLPVNWSDHVPVIADLRLTESPAHGE, from the coding sequence ATGCGTGTAGTCAGCTACAACATTCATAGCGGCCGTGACCTCTGGTGGCGAAAACGCCTGAACGAAATGACTCTGACTTTAAAGGACTTGCAACCAGACATCATCGGTCTTCAGGAAGTCCATCAAAACGGGAAGTATGGGTATCAAGCGAGCTACATCGCTGATCAATTACAGTATCACTTGGCCTTCTCCCCTTCAATCGCGATAGGAGACGGATATTACGGCAATGCACTACTATCGAAGTACGCGCTTGAAAATGTCGACACCATCGTTTTGCCAGCCAGAAAAGAGCAGCGAACCTTTCTACATGCATCCTTCCAAGGATACGGCCGTACGATTACGCTTTGCGTTACACACTGCAGCTTAAATCAAGTAAGCAGACTGGCTCAGCTACAGCTCATGTCGACATTGATACAGCAACACGCAAAAGACCCATTACTCCTAATGGGGGATTTCAACGCGAGTAATGTGTCTTTTACTCCACACCTTATGGACTGCGCTCTTGTCGCAGGTCAGAAAAAAAGACCAACGCTTCCTGCCTTCCGCCGACGTATAGACTATATTTTTGCTTCTCATCACTGGAATATTGAGCACTACGAGCTGCTACCTGTCAATTGGTCCGATCATGTCCCGGTCATTGCAGATTTGAGGCTGACGGAATCCCCAGCTCACGGAGAATAA
- a CDS encoding alkaline phosphatase family protein, whose protein sequence is MKKVILFLIDSMMPDVLERCIAANKAPALRFFMEHSQYIPDCVTVFPTMTASIDCSLITGVYPDQHKVPGLVWYDAEQKKMVNYINGAASIQKIGISSCGGNVLFDLNERHLSKDVKTIHEVLEENNLVSGSINVIAHRGHKQHKVKMPRLLDAITSFSLREKVSGPTIMSMGTLVRPALFRTIPWDFSQSALEGYGINDTYAIDVMIEVIRSGQQPHFTLVYLPENDHKLHNHPEDAVQHLADVDKQLARLLDSFASWEQMLERNICILISDHGQTVIGESEDHNISLDHLLANFSIHALGTNVTPEVEVVICNNERMTFLYPVNGTDQLSIIEAVSVEERIDLIAWKEGEKVKVRRGGTQQEMCFWRNGEYQDAYGSTWSVEGDVSVLDVQYDGECLSFDTYPDAFSRLYGALFSQTAEVVVVTAAKGYEFLSECAPTHLGGGSHGSLHKQDSLIPLVIAGASKMFPLPARLVDVKNFILRELGIPSASNLQ, encoded by the coding sequence ATGAAAAAGGTCATACTTTTCCTGATCGACTCCATGATGCCTGATGTTCTGGAGCGATGCATTGCTGCCAATAAAGCTCCGGCGCTTCGGTTTTTCATGGAGCATAGCCAGTATATACCAGATTGTGTCACCGTTTTCCCTACGATGACGGCTTCGATAGATTGCTCCCTCATAACGGGAGTTTACCCCGACCAACACAAAGTACCGGGGTTAGTTTGGTATGATGCAGAGCAGAAAAAGATGGTGAATTATATTAATGGGGCCGCCTCTATCCAAAAAATAGGCATTTCGAGCTGTGGTGGAAATGTCCTTTTTGATTTGAATGAACGTCATCTGAGCAAGGATGTCAAAACCATTCATGAGGTACTGGAAGAAAACAATCTCGTATCCGGTTCCATCAATGTCATTGCTCATCGCGGACATAAGCAGCATAAGGTGAAAATGCCGCGTTTGCTTGATGCAATCACATCTTTTTCCCTGCGAGAAAAGGTGAGTGGTCCAACGATCATGAGTATGGGGACGCTGGTACGCCCGGCGTTATTTCGTACTATCCCGTGGGATTTCTCCCAATCTGCTCTGGAAGGCTACGGAATTAATGATACGTATGCAATCGATGTTATGATTGAAGTGATACGCAGCGGCCAGCAGCCACATTTTACGTTGGTCTATCTTCCGGAGAATGATCATAAGCTCCACAATCACCCGGAGGATGCTGTACAGCACTTGGCAGATGTGGACAAGCAGTTGGCTCGTTTGTTGGATAGCTTCGCATCATGGGAGCAAATGCTGGAGAGAAACATATGCATTTTGATTAGCGATCATGGACAAACCGTCATCGGAGAAAGTGAAGACCACAATATTTCGCTGGATCATCTCCTTGCGAATTTTTCGATCCATGCGCTTGGTACCAACGTAACACCAGAAGTGGAAGTGGTCATTTGCAATAATGAGCGTATGACCTTTCTGTATCCAGTGAATGGAACGGATCAACTTTCTATTATAGAAGCGGTTAGTGTGGAAGAAAGAATTGATTTGATTGCTTGGAAAGAGGGCGAGAAGGTAAAGGTGCGTCGGGGCGGAACACAACAGGAAATGTGTTTTTGGCGAAACGGGGAGTATCAAGATGCGTACGGTTCTACATGGTCCGTTGAAGGTGATGTTTCCGTGCTGGATGTGCAATATGATGGAGAGTGTCTTTCTTTTGATACGTACCCGGATGCTTTTTCTCGACTATATGGGGCGTTGTTCTCGCAAACAGCTGAGGTGGTAGTCGTTACGGCTGCCAAGGGCTATGAATTTTTATCGGAATGTGCTCCCACGCATTTAGGTGGAGGAAGTCACGGATCACTGCATAAGCAAGATTCGCTGATTCCGTTAGTGATTGCAGGTGCTTCGAAGATGTTTCCACTCCCAGCAAGACTGGTAGATGTCAAAAACTTTATTCTCCGTGAGCTGGGGATTCCGTCAGCCTCAAATCTGCAATGA
- a CDS encoding S41 family peptidase yields the protein MKRISQWAVAAALLLTTVLPVQAAEYPYEETEEVFLHVMESHLSKPAAKQLVKGALEVVSEQAKSKKQLQFEVSEEDDTWDELELRLAEWQKKGGFDTPTMNTWAIDGMLSTLNDPHSVFFTQDELRLFQSDVENQFVGFGFRLRLQNDHIIIREIVPNSPAAASSLQRGDQLIKVNETSLVGKTFEEAYAYLKGNEGTEAVLTVYRPSDKREHQVKLKRASMTLPEAEGQMFTKGAIGYISLETFGSEGAIQVRDKLAELSRVQKPLSGLVLDLRDNGGGYLSTARDIASLFMEEGLLMYTTNRNGVEVETWVRNGQDIGIPVRILVNGGTASASELLSGALRDHGIAKLVGTKTFGKGSAQQVIPLSDGDALKLTLNEYFTPKHTVVNHVGLQPDMVVEDYGAQVVEALHSLKVNTWELSDAEGDTVINGIPFPTVDPLFKQTPQGLQVRAAVLSHLLGDTSIGEKDYVVLDPYLKKYPALKLQTKNDVNTLTFTS from the coding sequence ATGAAGCGAATTAGTCAATGGGCAGTAGCAGCTGCCCTGCTACTCACAACTGTTCTTCCCGTGCAAGCGGCAGAGTATCCTTACGAGGAAACAGAAGAAGTGTTCCTGCACGTCATGGAGAGCCACTTGAGCAAGCCGGCAGCCAAACAATTGGTAAAAGGGGCTCTAGAGGTGGTCAGTGAGCAGGCCAAATCGAAAAAACAGCTTCAGTTCGAAGTTTCAGAAGAAGATGACACCTGGGACGAGTTGGAATTGAGGCTTGCAGAATGGCAGAAGAAAGGCGGGTTTGATACGCCGACGATGAACACATGGGCGATTGATGGAATGCTCTCCACGCTCAATGACCCGCACAGCGTATTTTTTACCCAAGATGAATTGCGTCTGTTCCAATCTGACGTTGAAAATCAATTCGTTGGATTCGGCTTTCGTCTGCGACTGCAAAATGATCATATTATCATCCGTGAAATCGTTCCGAATTCTCCAGCAGCAGCATCTTCCTTGCAACGAGGCGATCAATTGATCAAAGTCAATGAGACCTCGTTGGTCGGAAAGACTTTTGAAGAAGCGTATGCTTATTTGAAGGGCAACGAAGGGACCGAAGCCGTTCTTACTGTGTATCGTCCATCCGACAAACGGGAGCACCAGGTGAAGCTGAAGCGTGCCTCCATGACCTTGCCGGAAGCGGAAGGACAGATGTTTACGAAAGGCGCGATTGGCTATATCAGTCTTGAGACATTCGGATCGGAAGGAGCCATCCAGGTAAGGGATAAGCTCGCAGAACTTTCCCGTGTGCAAAAACCGTTGTCCGGACTGGTGTTAGACCTGCGGGATAATGGCGGGGGATACTTGTCCACAGCGCGGGACATCGCGAGCCTCTTTATGGAAGAAGGCTTGCTCATGTACACCACGAATCGCAATGGGGTAGAGGTAGAGACGTGGGTAAGAAATGGACAAGATATCGGCATTCCTGTGCGAATTTTGGTGAACGGCGGAACAGCTTCGGCATCTGAACTGTTGTCAGGTGCCTTGCGTGATCATGGCATCGCCAAACTTGTTGGAACCAAAACTTTTGGAAAAGGGAGTGCCCAACAAGTTATTCCGTTGTCAGACGGTGATGCACTCAAGCTTACACTGAATGAATATTTTACACCTAAGCATACCGTGGTGAATCACGTAGGGCTTCAACCGGATATGGTTGTGGAGGATTATGGAGCACAAGTGGTAGAAGCTCTCCATTCCTTGAAGGTCAATACGTGGGAACTAAGTGACGCAGAAGGCGACACAGTCATCAATGGAATTCCTTTCCCGACAGTGGATCCTCTCTTTAAACAAACGCCTCAAGGGCTGCAAGTCCGAGCTGCTGTCCTTTCGCATTTGCTGGGTGATACCTCCATTGGCGAAAAAGATTATGTGGTACTTGATCCGTATTTGAAGAAGTACCCTGCACTAAAACTGCAAACGAAAAATGATGTCAACACCCTCACATTTACTTCGTGA
- a CDS encoding S-layer homology domain-containing protein — translation MQKLIRTISCGLLTLSLLTPGVVSAAGGLLPYNDISKHWARSAIIQGVQLGLFEAGPNVPKFYPNRDMTRAEFLVMIDRLYYGGQYHIYPLTFLSEHSEWARAEGFQEPYLPYKDVDRLTWMYKPTLRISTILDRLYGPNAIQYIFPGEMMKPNQPITNEEAAKILQMFTMSPDSKNAWEEVRSWGWLEGEKTDRVKRGDAAVAADRMVNYFLQDGIMPLLDYDGKKFPMVPDIDEVLPLFATYTDLKTTEEQIYVDAAAAIRSRNDSEETFEQLRKLADSSFPNQVGVHYLLSWNSETPIETNLDEAFLAIDAYFEDKIILPDTLGLLSANVYDISLQLGNKDQSQYKKVLDRLSAYEQKVKQDSKEWESLAVYLGALEIRSGQVDLALARYQRFADRSPEALLNTSYYYLQEGRMQEAEEVLAAMKPKASDSRMNQLHKMLRQEFASLKDQPAIISDLGYSLRQLDNADTYQVKGEAVLSGLTFSYTQDINKEKQISRISGFYQSPQKLISDKLLSYTDGKTNTQYSYDTDRQTWDKNRTDKIDFLHEWVGAVKVADRAKELHARYYKQSYGKYDVITEWIPGSMLVENSKKATLGQGKVKDVPLFMNKYYIDRASDQIVKHTWRYEEIYEGDGYVAYSGTDNYDFTSNVAFSIPDDVRKGVAP, via the coding sequence GTGCAAAAACTAATCCGGACGATTTCTTGTGGATTATTGACGTTAAGCTTACTCACCCCCGGCGTCGTATCAGCGGCTGGGGGCTTATTGCCATACAATGACATTAGCAAGCATTGGGCGAGAAGCGCAATTATTCAAGGTGTGCAGCTCGGTTTGTTTGAGGCTGGTCCAAATGTTCCGAAGTTTTACCCAAATCGTGACATGACGCGTGCAGAATTTCTCGTCATGATCGATCGGCTTTATTACGGTGGGCAGTATCATATCTATCCGCTTACTTTCTTATCCGAGCATTCGGAGTGGGCGCGAGCAGAAGGTTTTCAGGAACCGTATTTGCCCTATAAAGATGTTGATCGCCTGACGTGGATGTACAAACCAACGCTCCGCATCTCCACGATCTTGGATAGACTGTACGGTCCAAATGCGATTCAGTACATTTTTCCTGGTGAGATGATGAAGCCGAACCAGCCGATCACCAACGAAGAAGCTGCCAAGATATTGCAAATGTTCACGATGTCTCCAGATAGTAAAAATGCTTGGGAAGAAGTGCGTTCCTGGGGATGGCTAGAGGGAGAAAAAACGGATCGGGTGAAACGGGGAGATGCTGCAGTCGCAGCTGATCGCATGGTAAATTATTTCCTTCAGGATGGAATCATGCCTCTGTTGGATTACGACGGGAAAAAGTTCCCGATGGTCCCGGATATCGATGAGGTATTGCCGTTATTCGCAACCTATACAGATCTCAAAACAACAGAAGAACAGATTTATGTAGATGCGGCTGCCGCTATTCGCAGTAGAAATGATAGTGAAGAGACATTTGAACAGTTGCGCAAACTGGCGGATTCCTCTTTCCCCAATCAAGTCGGTGTTCACTATTTATTGAGCTGGAATTCTGAAACACCGATTGAAACCAATCTGGACGAAGCTTTTCTTGCTATCGACGCTTACTTCGAAGACAAAATCATTCTCCCGGACACACTCGGGCTATTGAGTGCCAATGTGTATGATATTTCCTTGCAGCTAGGGAACAAGGATCAAAGCCAATACAAAAAAGTGCTCGACCGACTCAGTGCTTATGAACAAAAAGTGAAACAAGATTCCAAAGAATGGGAATCGCTCGCCGTATATTTGGGGGCACTGGAGATCCGGAGTGGTCAGGTAGACCTGGCGCTGGCACGATACCAGCGATTTGCTGACAGGAGCCCGGAGGCATTGTTGAATACTTCCTATTATTATTTGCAGGAAGGACGTATGCAGGAAGCAGAAGAGGTTCTTGCTGCGATGAAACCGAAAGCGTCAGACAGCAGAATGAATCAGCTGCACAAAATGTTGCGTCAAGAGTTTGCATCTTTAAAAGATCAGCCAGCTATTATTTCTGATTTGGGATACTCTTTGCGCCAGTTGGACAATGCCGACACCTACCAAGTGAAGGGTGAAGCGGTGTTGAGTGGATTGACGTTCTCCTACACGCAGGATATTAACAAGGAAAAGCAAATAAGCAGAATATCCGGCTTTTATCAATCTCCGCAAAAACTAATATCAGACAAGCTGCTCTCCTATACAGATGGGAAAACAAACACGCAGTACTCGTACGATACGGATCGGCAGACATGGGACAAGAATAGAACGGACAAAATTGACTTTTTGCACGAGTGGGTTGGTGCTGTCAAGGTAGCCGATCGTGCCAAGGAGCTTCATGCTCGCTACTACAAGCAATCGTACGGGAAGTACGATGTCATTACGGAGTGGATTCCGGGCTCTATGCTGGTAGAGAACTCAAAGAAAGCTACGCTCGGACAAGGAAAAGTGAAAGACGTTCCGTTGTTCATGAACAAGTATTATATTGATCGGGCCAGCGACCAAATTGTTAAACATACATGGCGTTATGAAGAAATTTATGAGGGCGACGGGTATGTAGCCTATTCGGGTACCGACAATTACGACTTTACAAGCAATGTTGCATTCTCGATACCTGATGATGTTCGAAAAGGGGTGGCACCATGA
- a CDS encoding Nif3-like dinuclear metal center hexameric protein — translation MLAHGQTVIQYVERLAPKSLAMEGDKIGLHVGTLQKKVKKVMVALDVLESVVDEAIAEGVDLIVAHHAVIYRPLKHLRTDLAAGRVFEKLIKHDIAVYTAHTNLDVAYGGMNDWLAEAVGLTDVDVLDVLSREAWKKLVVFVPATHKEAVFSALAEAGAGHVGNYSHCSFQTEGTGTFLPGEGTNPYIGSTGQLEKAEEVRIEMIVPASKQSTVVKAMLAAHPYEEVAYDIIPLEQSGTAYGIGRIGTLPAPLTLREFALLVKERFSLHGLRVVGDLDATVKKVAVVGGDGSSFVSKAIFKGADVYLTGDIGYHTAHDAQAEGLSIVDAGHNIEKIMKEKLATILLEQLKANGYETEVIPSHVHTDPFQFV, via the coding sequence ATGCTTGCGCACGGACAAACAGTAATTCAATATGTAGAACGTCTGGCACCAAAATCGTTGGCGATGGAAGGCGACAAAATTGGCCTTCATGTAGGCACCTTGCAAAAAAAGGTGAAAAAAGTGATGGTCGCATTAGACGTGCTGGAATCTGTGGTGGATGAAGCCATTGCAGAGGGTGTTGACCTGATTGTGGCTCACCATGCCGTCATTTATCGACCACTCAAGCACCTCCGGACGGATCTCGCCGCAGGACGCGTTTTCGAAAAGCTGATCAAGCACGATATTGCGGTATACACAGCTCATACCAATCTGGATGTTGCATATGGCGGAATGAACGACTGGCTCGCTGAAGCGGTTGGACTCACTGACGTAGATGTACTGGATGTTCTTTCCCGAGAGGCTTGGAAGAAGCTCGTCGTATTCGTACCCGCTACCCATAAGGAAGCCGTGTTTTCCGCACTTGCTGAAGCGGGTGCAGGGCATGTAGGCAACTATAGCCACTGTTCTTTTCAGACGGAGGGCACCGGAACCTTTTTGCCAGGGGAAGGGACGAATCCCTATATCGGTTCGACAGGCCAACTGGAAAAAGCAGAGGAAGTTCGCATCGAGATGATTGTTCCCGCGTCCAAACAATCGACTGTGGTCAAAGCAATGCTTGCTGCCCATCCGTACGAAGAAGTCGCCTATGACATCATTCCTTTGGAGCAGTCCGGTACTGCATACGGAATTGGGCGAATCGGTACTCTGCCCGCACCACTTACGCTGCGTGAGTTTGCATTGCTCGTAAAAGAGCGTTTTTCCCTCCATGGTCTTCGCGTAGTTGGTGACTTGGATGCCACAGTCAAAAAAGTAGCAGTAGTAGGTGGAGACGGTAGCTCTTTTGTTTCCAAAGCCATTTTTAAAGGCGCGGATGTGTATTTGACAGGAGACATTGGCTATCACACTGCACATGATGCTCAGGCAGAAGGCTTGTCGATCGTAGATGCTGGTCACAATATCGAAAAAATCATGAAGGAAAAGCTGGCGACCATTTTGCTTGAACAATTGAAGGCAAATGGCTACGAAACAGAGGTTATTCCTTCGCACGTGCACACAGATCCGTTCCAGTTTGTTTAA
- a CDS encoding tRNA (adenine(22)-N(1))-methyltransferase, with amino-acid sequence MTSVSISKRLQTIARYCPEGARVADIGSDHALLASYLLVKGIASFVIAGELNEGPFQAAQKQIHTLQVKDRASVRKGNGLAVLHPGEADVICIAGMGGQLIVSILEAGKDKLEGVQRLILQPNVGEEAVRLWMIENGWQLIAESILQEDGVIYEILVAERGNPTLPYEGKDRTQEELLRIGPFLWGEKSEVLQEKWLHEQEKWQKVIVQLKRSDKPEAAERIKEIEAEVQWIDEVIACLRTDKQ; translated from the coding sequence ATGACATCAGTATCAATATCCAAGCGGCTACAAACGATTGCCCGCTATTGTCCAGAAGGAGCCCGCGTCGCCGACATCGGGTCGGATCATGCGTTGTTGGCTTCTTATTTGCTTGTAAAAGGAATTGCGTCTTTCGTGATCGCAGGCGAATTGAACGAAGGGCCTTTTCAAGCGGCACAAAAACAAATACATACATTGCAGGTAAAAGATCGCGCTTCGGTGCGTAAAGGAAACGGGCTCGCGGTATTACATCCTGGCGAAGCAGATGTAATCTGCATTGCTGGGATGGGTGGACAATTGATCGTTTCCATTTTGGAAGCAGGAAAAGACAAACTGGAAGGCGTGCAACGCCTGATTCTGCAACCAAACGTAGGGGAAGAAGCGGTTCGCCTGTGGATGATAGAAAATGGTTGGCAGTTAATTGCGGAGTCCATCTTGCAAGAGGACGGCGTGATCTATGAGATTCTTGTCGCAGAACGAGGCAATCCTACCTTGCCTTATGAGGGCAAAGATCGTACACAGGAAGAGCTCCTGCGCATTGGTCCGTTTCTTTGGGGAGAAAAATCAGAGGTTTTACAAGAGAAGTGGCTGCATGAGCAAGAAAAATGGCAAAAGGTCATCGTTCAATTAAAACGTTCGGACAAGCCGGAAGCAGCAGAACGAATTAAAGAAATCGAAGCAGAAGTACAATGGATCGATGAGGTGATCGCATGCTTGCGCACGGACAAACAGTAA